Genomic DNA from Vanessa atalanta chromosome 17, ilVanAtal1.2, whole genome shotgun sequence:
agtgttaaaattgtttataattttatactctaCACCATAGATATAAACGATCATGTGAGTGTCCATTTTTTTTGTGGTTTTTGACACTTGCTGACAGACAGTGgtcgataaaataatatcaattgttcgtaattttataaaataaacgagcAAAATGGCTTGCAAACTCTGTGGTCCAAAACTTTCTCTCTGCGGGCTAGTTTTGAGTGTCTGGGGTATCATACAATTGGTAAGTAAAACTGATCCATACACTTGaggtaaaattacaaataatctgataaatactttaaaatttcagACTTTGATGGGCGTTTTCTACTTTAATGGAGCTGTAGCTCTCTTAGAAGATTTACCACTTGGAGAAAATCACCACAGCATTGAAGATTTCGTAGCTGAAGTGAAAAATGGTTATTCTCAGGCAAGTACTTTCCAACATCTTAGCTAGCCCATTCAATCATATCATaatgatttacatatatatatatgcatattacgaagttttagtaaattttatagattttgaaCATAGCTTAAAAATTGGTGTTAACCAGATCTTCAACTCATAAATGTCATAGTATTGGACCATTCTAAGGAATATTTCAGTTTTATGAAAAGAATATCTTCTTGCTGTAAAAATGAGTAtaatttcacataatataatttacaaaacaaatcaaatatgttttctttaacaTTCAAATAACTTATGAACATATTAGAATTTATGAA
This window encodes:
- the LOC125070345 gene encoding ribonuclease kappa-like; its protein translation is MACKLCGPKLSLCGLVLSVWGIIQLTLMGVFYFNGAVALLEDLPLGENHHSIEDFVAEVKNGYSQNAYNCWIAALLYVITLVISGHQFWMNNRSSVSM